The DNA sequence AGTATGCCTGCCAGCAGCAGGCCGGTTTCCATTGGCGGTAAATTCATCTGTCACTCCTTTCCAGGAAGCGGTGTACGATCTTTTTCCGCTGCCGCCCCAGGTGATAGGCGCCCACTATGCCGGCCATCAGTAACATGGCCGATAGTTCAACCGCCAGCATATAAGGGCCGTACAGGGACAAGGCTACTTCTTTCGTATCCACTACCTTTATTTGTTCGTTGTTTACGTAATCTTCTGAATAGATGAGCCAGATCAGTTCCACCAGCAGTACCAGGGACAGTAATGCCGGGAATATCCATATGCGGGGGCTTAGCCACTGTTTTTCTTCTCCGGCCGATTCGCCTCCGAGATTTAGCATCATGATCACGAATACCATCAGGACCATGATGGCGCCTGCGTACACGATCAGTTCCAGGGCGGCGATAAACGGGGCTCCGTAGGTAAAA is a window from the Anseongella ginsenosidimutans genome containing:
- the nuoJ gene encoding NADH-quinone oxidoreductase subunit J, producing the protein MNLAFNIAAVIAVVCTIMVVTRYNIMHALLYLVTSFMAVAVIFFTYGAPFIAALELIVYAGAIMVLMVFVIMMLNLGGESAGEEKQWLSPRIWIFPALLSLVLLVELIWLIYSEDYVNNEQIKVVDTKEVALSLYGPYMLAVELSAMLLMAGIVGAYHLGRQRKKIVHRFLERSDR